In the genome of Candidatus Bathyarchaeia archaeon, one region contains:
- a CDS encoding HD domain-containing protein, giving the protein MNARQRNVIERYAREQMAKLGLHGWPHVKRVQCLCKQLAKSVKEADLEVLEVAALLHDVGKHVEKANNAMDHGGVSAEMAEKFLKSIKFDDVKVDAVCHAIRVHTHGEEPRSVEARVLHDADFLDKMGAVGVATLFIKACLTDTTIEETAEFWKHPSRESYVGLHALWLQKPYFYTRKARNLARGRNKIVKAFFKQLEREIEMADA; this is encoded by the coding sequence ATGAACGCTAGGCAACGCAATGTTATTGAACGGTATGCGAGGGAGCAGATGGCTAAGTTGGGCTTGCATGGTTGGCCTCATGTTAAGCGAGTTCAGTGTCTTTGTAAGCAGTTGGCAAAATCTGTGAAAGAGGCTGATCTTGAGGTTTTGGAGGTCGCTGCTTTGCTACATGATGTTGGCAAGCATGTTGAGAAAGCGAACAATGCAATGGATCATGGCGGAGTCAGCGCTGAGATGGCTGAGAAGTTCTTGAAATCGATTAAGTTCGATGATGTAAAGGTGGATGCGGTTTGTCATGCAATTCGGGTTCATACTCATGGTGAGGAGCCGCGTTCTGTTGAGGCGAGGGTTCTGCATGACGCTGACTTTTTGGATAAGATGGGCGCTGTGGGTGTGGCTACACTGTTTATCAAAGCATGTTTAACCGACACAACGATTGAGGAGACAGCTGAGTTTTGGAAGCACCCGTCCAGAGAGTCTTACGTTGGACTCCACGCCCTTTGGCTCCAAAAACCTTACTTCTACACCAGAAAGGCTAGAAACTTGGCTAGAGGAAGAAACAAGATCGTCAAGGCCTTCTTCAAACAACTGGAGCGGGAAATAGAGATGGCAGATGCCTAA
- a CDS encoding low molecular weight phosphatase family protein: MKVLFVCAGNAHRSPLAEALLKKLRPDWDVESAGVHTAIPISEDVKAFLAREDAEQHLKNAPEDLGSKHLSRFDVIVAMEQRHRYAVLSMCSECIDRVVVWNISDPYFMSHDDAVKVYEQIKHKVRELAMRI, translated from the coding sequence ATGAAGGTCTTGTTTGTTTGCGCTGGGAATGCACATCGCAGTCCGTTGGCAGAGGCGTTATTGAAGAAGTTGAGACCGGATTGGGATGTAGAGTCGGCGGGCGTACACACTGCAATTCCAATTTCAGAAGACGTAAAAGCATTCTTGGCAAGGGAAGACGCTGAACAGCATCTTAAGAATGCTCCAGAAGACTTGGGCAGCAAGCACCTCAGCAGGTTTGATGTCATTGTAGCTATGGAACAAAGGCACAGGTACGCGGTGTTAAGCATGTGCTCCGAATGTATAGACCGAGTTGTTGTGTGGAATATTAGCGATCCTTACTTTATGTCGCATGATGACGCCGTGAAAGTCTATGAGCAGATCAAACACAAAGTAAGAGAATTGGCTATGCGCATCTGA
- a CDS encoding DUF2284 domain-containing protein, with protein MAKYKHAILVQIESPIPVEMREEIKKADNVAALYKSDIFLKSYRKYLDPVKLRLHRIVCKMEAKAFELGHRFAVGFIAGSCKLCSECVTVSSREPCRHPFQARPSMEAVGIEAFQTAANAGLPFKIPPKNNTVWNGLVLID; from the coding sequence TTGGCCAAATACAAGCATGCAATTCTAGTTCAAATTGAATCTCCAATACCAGTTGAAATGAGAGAGGAAATAAAGAAGGCAGACAACGTTGCCGCACTGTACAAGAGCGACATTTTTCTCAAAAGCTACAGAAAGTACCTCGATCCAGTTAAATTGAGGCTGCATCGAATAGTCTGCAAGATGGAAGCAAAGGCGTTCGAGCTTGGTCACCGTTTCGCGGTAGGGTTCATTGCAGGATCATGCAAGCTGTGCTCAGAATGTGTGACTGTAAGCTCGCGGGAACCATGTAGACATCCATTCCAAGCAAGGCCCTCGATGGAAGCTGTTGGAATTGAGGCGTTTCAGACAGCGGCAAACGCTGGGCTACCATTCAAGATCCCGCCGAAAAACAACACAGTATGGAATGGGCTGGTTCTGATCGATTAA
- the albA gene encoding DNA-binding protein Alba, producing the protein MSREPNVIYVGRKPPMNYALAIMTSFGTPNTKEVTLKARGQAITTVVDAVEITRHRFMKDLSIGKITIGTEELPPREGESRSSMVSTIEITLIRT; encoded by the coding sequence TTGTCCAGAGAACCAAACGTCATATACGTGGGGAGAAAGCCTCCGATGAACTACGCATTAGCGATTATGACAAGCTTCGGCACGCCCAATACAAAGGAAGTCACTTTGAAGGCGAGAGGACAAGCAATAACGACTGTCGTCGACGCTGTCGAAATAACCCGACACAGATTCATGAAAGACCTAAGCATAGGCAAAATCACCATAGGAACCGAAGAATTGCCACCAAGAGAAGGCGAAAGCAGATCAAGTATGGTTTCAACGATAGAAATCACCCTGATACGAACGTAG
- a CDS encoding CxxC-x17-CxxC domain-containing protein produces MSYRENRETHKAVCADCGKECDVPFKPDGSRPVYCRECYSKRRPPRRY; encoded by the coding sequence TTGTCGTATAGAGAAAACCGAGAAACGCACAAGGCCGTATGCGCTGATTGTGGTAAAGAATGTGATGTTCCCTTCAAACCTGACGGGAGCAGACCCGTATACTGCCGAGAATGCTATTCTAAACGAAGACCCCCAAGAAGATATTAA
- a CDS encoding YkgJ family cysteine cluster protein codes for MRCSNCGKCCERTEMELSNKDIKRLEETGYRREEFAVIDDDGIRLRNVDGWCYFYSLAEQICRVYIKRPLGCCLYPVVHLANEGAIIDELCPMGQTISEQELRTKGKILDQLLKRIDSERKCK; via the coding sequence GTGCGCTGTTCAAATTGTGGAAAATGCTGTGAAAGAACAGAGATGGAGCTTTCAAACAAGGACATCAAGAGATTGGAGGAAACCGGTTATCGCAGAGAGGAATTTGCAGTTATAGACGATGATGGGATTCGCCTCAGAAACGTTGACGGATGGTGCTATTTCTACAGTCTCGCTGAGCAGATTTGCCGAGTCTATATTAAGAGGCCCTTGGGATGCTGTCTCTATCCGGTGGTGCATCTGGCAAATGAAGGTGCCATAATTGATGAATTATGTCCCATGGGACAGACGATTTCAGAACAAGAGTTGAGAACGAAAGGGAAAATCCTTGACCAACTCTTGAAAAGAATCGATAGTGAAAGAAAGTGTAAATAG
- a CDS encoding TRAM domain-containing protein encodes MSYERRSGYGGGFKPSPVEMGKEYEVDITETSRQGEGVARIQGFVVFVANAKPRDHVKIRITRIGRRAANAEIVK; translated from the coding sequence ATGAGTTATGAGCGAAGAAGCGGTTATGGTGGGGGCTTTAAGCCTTCCCCAGTTGAGATGGGAAAAGAATACGAAGTTGACATTACGGAGACGAGCCGCCAAGGGGAAGGCGTAGCCAGAATCCAAGGTTTCGTGGTATTTGTTGCCAACGCAAAGCCGAGAGACCACGTGAAAATACGGATTACGAGAATAGGTCGCAGAGCCGCAAACGCTGAGATAGTCAAATAA
- a CDS encoding 50S ribosomal protein L35ae, which translates to MSKTSQGVIVSCRRGPKTQKPKEYILRFPGMESVSEAARLIGRKVAWPVGKRKARGKIVALHGKNGLVRARFRKGVPGQALGSPVEIIG; encoded by the coding sequence GTGTCCAAAACCAGTCAAGGCGTAATTGTGAGCTGTCGGAGGGGGCCGAAAACCCAGAAGCCCAAAGAATACATCCTTCGTTTTCCCGGCATGGAATCAGTTAGCGAGGCAGCGCGTCTCATTGGTCGAAAGGTCGCGTGGCCTGTTGGAAAACGTAAGGCTCGAGGAAAAATCGTGGCGTTGCATGGAAAGAACGGCCTCGTCAGGGCTCGTTTCAGGAAAGGCGTGCCGGGCCAAGCGTTGGGAAGCCCAGTGGAAATAATCGGTTGA
- a CDS encoding UbiA family prenyltransferase — protein sequence MGSWIGWIFNFGFGSVLFGVPHLWRAVAVLFAFSFATASVFVLNQYFDREADRENEAKSKLPVASGQITPRKTLMFSFLLVTSCLVLVFMANVQALPLFIVYLGLWTAYSTPPLRLKSVPVADFVISGIGAGFLPFLMGGELTDKLVSNIPLIMLGAMPLMLIQCGGHIIQAVGDYEADRKTGVHTFVVRYGRKNGVIVAGLMFLTAGFSPFAYSAFGLLPYRHLFLFLILFPLSLPIIMRFADMLKNPSTKNVINTQKTARKYGIIGVTVLWAYALLAGIAGF from the coding sequence GTGGGGAGCTGGATTGGATGGATTTTCAATTTTGGTTTTGGAAGTGTTCTCTTCGGTGTGCCTCATCTTTGGCGTGCTGTTGCAGTCCTCTTTGCCTTCTCATTCGCAACAGCCAGCGTCTTCGTGTTGAACCAATACTTTGACCGCGAAGCGGATCGAGAGAACGAGGCAAAATCAAAACTACCTGTTGCCTCTGGACAAATAACACCGAGGAAGACACTAATGTTCTCCTTCTTACTGGTCACATCATGTTTAGTCTTGGTGTTTATGGCCAACGTGCAGGCTCTCCCGTTGTTTATCGTTTACTTAGGACTATGGACTGCTTATTCCACTCCCCCACTCAGACTGAAAAGCGTACCAGTTGCAGACTTCGTGATCTCAGGCATAGGCGCAGGCTTCCTGCCATTCTTAATGGGAGGAGAATTAACCGACAAGCTGGTCTCCAATATTCCATTAATCATGTTGGGCGCCATGCCGTTAATGCTGATCCAATGTGGTGGCCATATTATTCAAGCCGTTGGAGACTATGAAGCAGACCGCAAGACAGGAGTGCACACTTTTGTTGTAAGGTATGGAAGGAAGAACGGTGTCATTGTCGCTGGGCTTATGTTTCTGACGGCAGGTTTCTCGCCATTCGCTTATTCAGCTTTTGGTTTGCTTCCCTACAGGCATTTGTTCTTGTTTCTTATCCTCTTCCCCCTTTCTCTACCCATCATAATGCGTTTTGCAGATATGTTGAAAAACCCGTCGACCAAAAATGTCATCAACACACAGAAAACTGCAAGAAAATACGGAATCATCGGGGTAACAGTTCTATGGGCTTACGCACTACTTGCGGGAATAGCCGGTTTTTGA
- a CDS encoding 2-hydroxyacyl-CoA dehydratase family protein produces MSTVDRRLKATSGFYRNYVKRSYEEAHLAKAKKRPVAWISSTFPVETLQAMDVVPVWPENYASVCAARQVSVELCELAEREGFSRDLCSYSRCVLGSVFGYEKELPEGGLPKPDFLVATTSACDTHMKWFQVASRIYKAPFFVLDTPYNIGGRDSEHIDKTHIEYYESQLHELFAFLERQTGTRFDKYKLGETLALSDWTSKLWTEIQNLRKNIPCPMDARDAFSAVFFMLCVPGSQAAVDIYTQLRDELRERVKDGVGVAENERYRLVWDNLPLWYNLKIFEYLNNLGAVVVAEVFSHTWTGSLDPEKPYESLARKYLPNMANSTIERRVDIILDLVKEFHVNGVILPTNWGCRMMSIGETIVRDTIYKKLGVQSLIIDVDSSDWRIAGEAQVKERFATFLETLNR; encoded by the coding sequence ATGAGCACAGTGGATAGAAGGCTGAAGGCGACAAGCGGATTCTACCGAAATTACGTGAAGAGATCTTACGAGGAAGCTCACCTCGCCAAAGCCAAAAAGCGCCCAGTCGCATGGATATCATCCACTTTTCCAGTTGAAACCCTACAAGCCATGGACGTCGTGCCTGTCTGGCCTGAAAACTACGCTTCCGTCTGCGCTGCCCGCCAGGTTTCAGTTGAACTGTGTGAGTTAGCTGAGCGTGAAGGCTTCTCAAGAGACTTATGCTCCTACTCCCGCTGTGTCTTAGGCTCAGTGTTCGGCTACGAGAAAGAATTGCCTGAAGGCGGCTTACCCAAACCCGACTTTCTAGTAGCCACCACATCTGCCTGCGACACTCATATGAAATGGTTTCAGGTGGCAAGTCGAATCTACAAGGCACCATTTTTTGTTTTAGACACGCCTTACAACATAGGCGGAAGAGACTCAGAACACATAGATAAGACGCACATCGAATACTACGAATCGCAACTGCATGAATTATTCGCCTTCTTAGAAAGGCAGACTGGCACAAGATTCGACAAATACAAACTTGGCGAAACCCTAGCGCTTTCCGACTGGACAAGCAAACTGTGGACAGAGATCCAGAACCTGAGAAAAAACATCCCATGCCCCATGGACGCGCGAGACGCTTTTTCAGCTGTTTTTTTTATGCTGTGTGTGCCGGGTTCGCAAGCCGCTGTGGATATTTACACACAGTTGCGGGATGAACTGCGTGAACGAGTAAAGGACGGCGTAGGCGTGGCTGAAAATGAACGGTATCGACTAGTCTGGGACAACCTGCCCCTCTGGTACAATCTGAAAATTTTTGAATACTTGAACAATTTGGGTGCGGTGGTTGTGGCTGAAGTCTTTTCGCACACGTGGACGGGCAGCCTGGATCCGGAGAAGCCGTATGAAAGCTTGGCTCGCAAGTACTTGCCCAACATGGCCAATTCAACGATAGAGCGCCGAGTTGACATTATTCTTGATTTGGTGAAAGAGTTTCACGTCAACGGCGTTATACTGCCAACTAACTGGGGTTGCCGCATGATGTCGATAGGTGAAACCATCGTCCGAGACACAATCTACAAGAAACTGGGCGTGCAAAGCCTCATCATCGACGTAGACTCGTCAGACTGGCGCATAGCAGGAGAAGCACAAGTAAAAGAAAGATTCGCAACTTTTCTAGAAACACTCAACAGATAA
- a CDS encoding 2-hydroxyacyl-CoA dehydratase family protein has protein sequence MEALQPFRRILSNRHEAARQWKSRGGGVVGWTCTYTPEEVIYASGALPVMVCGSLGETNLADAYMPSNSCSFARSCFNAALRGEFDYLDAFVESTSCDNREKTFDMWVNYSKVPNLYLINMPHTNTESAHQFYYQQVVKFKEWLEQVLKSQISEDSLKEAVAVYNENRNLLRQIYDLKMKKPPLLSGTEYLEIALSGLVMPKTEHNQLMKALLSEVESRADMPREGLRLMVSGSVMDNTELVRLIESVGGTVVADDWCTGSRYFWNDVEMGNGDPLKAIARRYLDKVPSSFMYMREQRFKHVAELAKRFDVDGVIMFLIKYCDTHMFDAPYLRDELKAMGLPVLYLEWEHSMSGFASLKTRIEAFVEMVGGVQ, from the coding sequence ATGGAAGCCCTGCAACCATTCCGTCGAATACTCTCAAACCGACATGAAGCAGCGAGGCAATGGAAGAGCCGAGGCGGCGGTGTCGTTGGTTGGACGTGCACGTACACGCCTGAAGAGGTCATCTACGCATCTGGCGCTTTGCCCGTAATGGTTTGTGGCAGTCTGGGCGAAACGAACTTAGCTGACGCTTACATGCCGAGTAACAGTTGCTCTTTTGCCCGTAGTTGCTTTAATGCAGCGCTACGTGGAGAATTCGATTATCTTGACGCTTTCGTTGAGTCCACGAGTTGTGATAACCGAGAGAAAACCTTTGACATGTGGGTTAACTACTCCAAGGTTCCCAACCTTTATCTGATTAACATGCCGCACACTAACACGGAAAGCGCGCATCAATTCTACTATCAACAAGTCGTGAAGTTCAAAGAATGGCTGGAGCAAGTCCTCAAGTCGCAGATTTCCGAAGACTCGTTGAAGGAGGCAGTTGCTGTCTACAATGAGAATCGAAATCTTCTGAGACAGATTTACGACCTTAAAATGAAAAAGCCCCCTCTGCTCTCAGGCACTGAATACTTGGAAATCGCTCTGTCCGGATTGGTGATGCCTAAGACGGAGCATAACCAGCTCATGAAAGCCTTGCTAAGCGAAGTCGAAAGCCGTGCCGACATGCCTCGTGAGGGCTTGCGGTTGATGGTTTCTGGCAGCGTTATGGATAATACGGAGTTGGTAAGGCTTATCGAGTCAGTTGGTGGCACAGTGGTGGCAGATGACTGGTGCACCGGTTCGCGATACTTCTGGAATGACGTCGAAATGGGCAACGGTGACCCTTTGAAAGCCATAGCCCGGCGGTATTTGGACAAAGTTCCATCTTCGTTCATGTACATGCGTGAGCAACGGTTCAAACATGTGGCAGAGTTGGCCAAACGGTTTGATGTTGACGGCGTCATAATGTTCCTCATCAAATACTGTGACACTCACATGTTTGATGCTCCGTACCTGCGCGATGAACTGAAAGCCATGGGCTTGCCCGTCTTGTATCTTGAATGGGAGCATTCCATGAGCGGTTTTGCCAGCCTAAAAACCCGCATCGAAGCGTTCGTTGAGATGGTAGGCGGAGTCCAATAA
- a CDS encoding 2-dehydropantoate 2-reductase translates to MMSTEKSTVAVIGLGPVGSILAAHLANGKVNVVVQDAMPHIRQKVKQDGITVGGITQLTAKIDKIAESIPHLAEFDPEIVFIVTKACYLKDVLPEIKQICSPKLKVVSFQNGLGNEQVIAEQLGTDTAYRVVINYAGNLVHPGHVMMNWFQPPNYVGALHNGNYTTDETTKKIADMLTAAGLKTEEAPNIKKDVWEKAILNAALCSICAVTGQTMKEAMEYPHSRKLALQVLEEGLKAARADACDFGSDALAKFTAYLEKGGAHKPSMLIDVENKRPTEVDFMSGAIARYGQKYNVPTPVNLMFTDLLKAIENQYLKR, encoded by the coding sequence ATGATGTCGACTGAGAAGTCAACCGTGGCGGTCATCGGCTTAGGTCCCGTTGGCTCTATACTGGCTGCGCATCTGGCAAATGGCAAAGTCAACGTTGTAGTGCAGGATGCTATGCCGCACATAAGACAGAAGGTGAAGCAAGACGGCATCACCGTAGGCGGAATAACACAGTTAACAGCCAAAATTGACAAAATCGCCGAGTCTATACCTCACCTCGCCGAGTTTGATCCTGAGATAGTTTTTATCGTGACCAAAGCGTGTTATTTGAAGGATGTTTTGCCAGAGATCAAACAGATCTGCTCGCCTAAATTGAAGGTTGTCAGCTTTCAAAACGGATTAGGCAACGAGCAGGTCATCGCGGAACAGCTTGGCACCGACACGGCTTATCGAGTGGTCATCAATTACGCTGGAAACTTGGTGCACCCCGGACACGTTATGATGAACTGGTTCCAGCCCCCCAATTATGTTGGCGCCCTTCACAACGGCAACTATACAACGGATGAAACCACCAAGAAAATCGCAGACATGCTCACCGCAGCCGGACTTAAAACTGAGGAAGCACCTAACATCAAGAAAGACGTGTGGGAGAAAGCCATCCTAAACGCTGCTCTCTGCTCCATATGCGCTGTCACCGGGCAAACCATGAAGGAGGCTATGGAATATCCGCACAGCCGCAAGCTCGCCCTTCAAGTGCTCGAGGAAGGCTTGAAAGCTGCCCGAGCCGATGCGTGTGACTTCGGCTCAGACGCATTAGCCAAGTTCACGGCGTATTTGGAGAAGGGCGGCGCTCACAAACCCTCGATGCTGATCGACGTGGAGAACAAGCGTCCAACTGAAGTGGACTTCATGAGTGGCGCCATAGCCCGTTACGGACAGAAGTACAATGTGCCTACACCGGTTAACTTGATGTTCACCGATTTGCTCAAGGCGATAGAGAATCAATATCTTAAACGCTGA
- a CDS encoding acyl-CoA dehydrogenase family protein, whose translation MDFSFTPELEMLRKAMQDFAKRELLPRAQQLDESGEFPRDIIKKIADLGVIGIVFPPEYGGSNMGHLARMISIEELSRAYASIGLFLQASPLGLWVLLHFGTEEQKKKYIPPVISGEQIMCMAVTEPSGGSDPSAIGTKAKLEGNHYIVNGSKCFITNGGIADTCVFMAKTGEGAKGFSVFAVEKGTAGFEPGMREMHAGMRSMIVSELVFKNCRIPKENLIGNEGDGLRASLKTVAEIGRTGNTGVALGIARAAYETTLQYAKEKQLYGKPIAEIQTIKFMLADMHMQTEAAKLLAYQAAWLLDQGKTGRDIAKEIASAKAYSSEVARRNAIKAIQIHGAYGTLPEFNLMRYLRDSLEAISAGGTNEIMRTVIGREITK comes from the coding sequence ATGGACTTCTCTTTCACGCCCGAACTCGAAATGCTAAGGAAAGCCATGCAAGACTTCGCCAAACGAGAACTACTGCCCAGAGCACAGCAACTTGACGAATCAGGCGAGTTTCCAAGAGACATAATCAAGAAAATCGCTGACCTAGGAGTTATCGGCATAGTTTTTCCACCTGAATACGGGGGCTCGAACATGGGACACCTTGCCCGAATGATAAGCATAGAAGAGCTGTCACGAGCCTACGCCTCAATCGGACTATTCCTCCAAGCGTCCCCTCTGGGCTTGTGGGTTCTACTGCATTTTGGAACAGAAGAACAGAAGAAAAAGTACATTCCGCCCGTCATAAGTGGAGAACAAATAATGTGCATGGCAGTCACCGAGCCTTCAGGCGGCTCAGACCCGTCAGCAATTGGCACAAAAGCAAAACTCGAAGGCAACCACTACATCGTAAACGGAAGCAAATGCTTCATAACAAACGGTGGCATAGCCGACACCTGTGTTTTCATGGCTAAGACAGGAGAAGGCGCCAAAGGCTTCAGCGTCTTCGCCGTTGAGAAAGGCACGGCTGGCTTTGAACCGGGCATGCGTGAAATGCACGCTGGCATGCGCTCCATGATCGTATCCGAGCTAGTGTTCAAAAATTGCAGGATACCTAAGGAGAACCTGATAGGCAACGAAGGCGACGGACTAAGAGCCAGCCTGAAAACCGTCGCCGAAATCGGCAGAACAGGCAACACAGGCGTAGCATTAGGAATTGCGAGAGCCGCCTACGAAACAACCCTACAATACGCCAAAGAGAAGCAACTGTACGGCAAACCCATCGCTGAAATTCAAACGATCAAATTCATGCTCGCCGACATGCACATGCAAACCGAAGCAGCAAAACTACTAGCATACCAAGCTGCATGGCTACTCGACCAGGGAAAGACAGGCAGAGACATCGCCAAAGAAATCGCATCGGCAAAGGCTTACTCCAGCGAAGTTGCCAGACGAAACGCCATAAAAGCCATCCAGATTCACGGCGCCTACGGAACCTTGCCAGAGTTCAACCTCATGCGTTATCTACGCGACTCGCTCGAAGCGATTTCAGCGGGCGGAACAAACGAAATAATGCGCACAGTTATTGGCAGAGAAATAACCAAGTGA
- a CDS encoding DUF72 domain-containing protein, which produces MSLVAVQAHNALFSRSHYGNRGKASLADYVIGAGGWAYFHVPGLRPLVAYSRLFKFVEVNSTFYQIPTLKSVEYWRKQVPSDFEFAVRCNRDVTHKFQFQPTEGAFKIFSQMISICEALKAEILHLQTPSSFQPSKENASLLDSFMSSTDRKDVRIAMEVRGSNQALSADFTQAMQNHSMVHSVDLSNDEAPAYKSDVLYARLFGKGTHNIYQPTDQELKNIDDRASKGTHKKAVVSFHFVRMYQDARRLKLYKESGKFPMITRSTGFASLMEALKEDAQFPSGKQELVEHQGWKLFDMTSDERIRASEMLCKLPERSYESVDEVIEALRRLV; this is translated from the coding sequence TTGAGTTTGGTTGCTGTTCAGGCGCACAATGCTTTATTTTCACGCTCTCATTATGGAAATAGAGGCAAAGCGTCTTTGGCTGACTATGTAATCGGCGCTGGCGGCTGGGCGTATTTTCATGTGCCAGGGCTTCGTCCCTTGGTCGCGTATTCCCGATTGTTCAAGTTTGTCGAGGTTAATTCCACTTTCTACCAAATCCCCACTCTCAAGTCCGTGGAGTATTGGAGAAAACAAGTGCCATCAGACTTCGAGTTTGCAGTAAGATGCAACCGAGATGTGACTCACAAGTTCCAGTTTCAACCAACCGAAGGCGCCTTCAAGATTTTCAGTCAGATGATAAGCATTTGTGAAGCGTTGAAGGCAGAAATCCTGCACCTGCAGACTCCTTCATCTTTTCAGCCCAGCAAGGAAAACGCTAGCCTTTTAGACTCGTTCATGTCCTCTACCGATCGCAAAGATGTTAGAATCGCCATGGAAGTAAGAGGTAGCAATCAAGCTCTAAGCGCAGATTTCACGCAAGCCATGCAGAACCACAGTATGGTTCACAGCGTCGACCTATCCAATGATGAGGCGCCTGCCTACAAGAGCGACGTTCTTTATGCCCGCTTATTCGGAAAAGGGACGCACAATATTTACCAGCCCACAGATCAAGAGTTGAAGAACATCGACGACCGAGCCTCAAAAGGAACGCACAAGAAAGCCGTAGTCAGTTTTCATTTCGTGCGAATGTATCAGGACGCGCGCAGACTCAAGTTGTACAAGGAATCAGGCAAGTTTCCCATGATTACTCGTTCAACAGGGTTTGCATCACTGATGGAAGCATTGAAGGAAGACGCCCAGTTTCCAAGCGGCAAGCAGGAGCTTGTTGAGCATCAGGGCTGGAAGCTCTTTGACATGACATCTGACGAGCGAATCCGAGCGTCAGAAATGCTCTGCAAACTGCCTGAAAGAAGCTATGAAAGCGTTGACGAGGTCATCGAAGCCTTGCGCAGACTCGTCTAA